The window ATGATCGGGGATCGAGTGCCCCGTCCCCGGAGCAGGCTGCATGTCCGAACCGTCCCTCGTCGATTGGGTCGCCAGCTACGTCGCCCACCAGGACCGGGCGATCTCCTCGGTGCCGACGGTCGCCATCGCCGCCGCAATCGAACTGGTGCGGCGCGCGGGGCGCGAGGGGAAGAGGATCTTCGTCTGCGGCAACGGCGGCAGTGCGGCCAACGCGTCCCATTTCGTCACCGACCTCGGAAAAAACGCCTCCGAAGCGGCGGGGCGACCGTTCCGTGTGCTGTCCCTCGCCGACAACGTCTCGTGGATCACCGCGATCGGCAACGACTACGCCTACGAGGACATCTTCGTCCGTCAACTGGGCAACCATGCCGCCGCCGGTGACGTTCTGATCCTGGCGAGCGTCAGCGGCAACTCGCCGAACCTCGTGAAGGCCGCCGAGTACGCGCGCCGCGAGGGGCTCGCAACCCTGGCCCTCGTCGGCGGCAAGCGGGGCCGGTTGGCCGATCTGTGCGACCACGTGCTCGTGGTCGACGACCATCACTACGGCCGGGTCGAGGATGCCCAGATGAACATCCTCCACATGATCTGCTATGCCGTCGTGGAGCTGAGCGGCTGAGCGGATCGCTGGGGCGATCAACGCCGCCCGCGGCCTGGCGAAGTGGAGCGATTCGCCCCAGGTGGCGCTCCCGTCGCCGCGTCACCTGAAGTCCGACGCGGAAAAAACTCTCGTTTCTGCGTCGTTTTTCGCCAATTAAGCCTGTCTTCTCCCGATTCCGCCTTGCTGGCACACGGCTTGCACAGTGCTTGGACGAGTTCTGCGCTGGGGCAGCGCGACTCAGTCCCGAGAGGAGATGACTGGCCATGTCCAGCCAGGGTCGCCATTGCGCGCGGTGGAGCGGATGGTTCGTGACGGCGGTGTCGATGATCGCCTGCGCCGGCCCGACGGTCGCCGGCACCATCGAGACGTTTTCCGGGCCGGGGGCCCAGTCGTGGTTCACCAACACGGTCGTCGCCGGCGGCACGAACCGGTACGCCGCGTCGTTCGGCGTCTCGGGAACCAATCCCACGACCGAACCGCTGACGTTCCCGACTCCCAATGCCGTCAATGGCTATCAGTACCAGCTCACCACGTCGGGGAGCTTCGGCTTCGTGCAGACCCCGGTCGGTCTGTCGGCTGCCGGATTGGACACCGCCACGAAGACCCTGATCATCACGCCCCTGACCGGTGACGGTCTGCGCCTACCGACCGCCGTTGGCGCCAATTTCTCACTATGGAATTTCGACACCGGGCAACTGGTCAGCGGGACGATCTCGATCTCGGTCAACAACGCGACGGCGCAGACCTTTTCGGTCACCACCGGGACGTCGCCGAGCGACAATTATATCGGCTTCGCGTCGTACGTGAATCCGATCGAGCCGATCACGTCGCTGCGGGTGAACTACGTGTCGGCAGGTTCGTTTCCCAACGACACGAACACCTACGTCACCGTCAACAACATGCTCGTCGGCGTCGCCGTGCCGGAGCCGTCGACGATGATGCTCGCCGGCGTCGGTTTGGTAGGCGCCTGCGTCGCCGGCATGCGCAAGAAACGGCGCGTCACCACGGCGCTGCTGATCGCCGCAATGACGAGCGTCTCGCTCAACGCGATCAGCGTCTCACCGACCGGCCGGCCGATCACACCTCAGAGCATCACCCGGACGGCGTGAGCGGCTGGCAATCGACGGGCCTTCGGGCGCCCCGCCAGCGACCGGTTCTCCGGCCGTCGGCGGGGCGTTTTCGTGTCGTCCGGCGCCAGGTACACTCGCCGCCATCGGTGTGGGGAGACTGGCGGCCGCGAGGCCGCGGTGGGATCCTGCCGACCGACGGCAAAACCGATTCCTTCCATATTCGGAGGCTCGCATGGCCATCCAACCGATCCTGCCACGGCGTCCGGTCGTGGCCACGCGACCGTCGCGGCGCGACTTCCTCGGCCGTGGCATCGCTGCCGCGTCGGCGGCCGGGACCGTGCTCGCCCTCCGCGCTCCGGCGGTCCATGCCGCCGGCAGCGACCAGATCCCGGCGGCGCTGATCGGCTGCGGCGGTCGTGGCGGCGGCGCGGCGGTCGACGCCCTCTCGGTGTCGGGCAAGCCGGTCAAGATCGTCGCCTTGGCCGACGTCTTCAAGGACCGCGCCGAGATCGTCCGCCGTTCGATCGGCGAGCAGTTCAAGGATCAGGTCGACGTCCCGGACGACCGGGTGTTCATCGGTTTCGACGCCTACGACAAGGCGATCGAGTCGCTCGCGCCCGGCGGGATCGCGATCTTCGCGACGCCGGTCGCCTTCCGTGCGGCTCACTTCGCCAAGGCGATCGAGAGGGGCTGCCACGTGTTCATGGAGAAGCCGGTCTCGATCGACGGCCCGAGCACCAAGCGGATCATCGAACTGGCCGCCAAGGCTGACGAGAAGAAACTCAAGGTCGGCGTCGGGCTGATGTGCCGCCACTGCGACCGCCGCCGCGAACTGTTCGACCGGCTCCGCGCCGGCGAGGCGGGGGAATTGATGGACTTCCGCGGCTACCGGATGCACACGCCGGCCCAGAGCTTCGAACTGTTTCCCGGTCCGCCCGAAGGGCTCAGCGAACTGCTCTGGCAGATCCGGCGGTTCCACGGCTTCCTCTGGGCCAGCGGCGGGATCTACAGCGACTACTACGTCCACCACATCGACGAGGTGTGCTGGATGAAGGGGGGCTGGCCGGTGAAGGCCGAGGCCACCGGCGGACGGCACTACAAGGGACGGCTCGACGACCAGAACTTCGACAACTACGCCGTCGAATACACGTTCGACGACGGGACGAAGTTCTTCTATTCGGGTCGGCACACGAAGAACTGCGACCAGAAGTTCGGCGTCTTCGGCCAGGGCACGAAGGGGGCATTCACGATCTCCGCCAGCGGCCATTCCCCCGCCAAGTGCGCGATCTACAAGGGACAGAAGTCGGAGAAGGACAATCTCGTCTGGACGGCCGAGCAGCCGGAGCCCAATCCCTACCGCCGCGAGTGGGAGCACCTCGTCGCTGCGATCCTCGCCGACGAGCCCTACAACGAAGCCGTCCGCGGGGCGGAGGCGAGCCTGGCGACGGCGATGGGGCGTGTGGCGGCCCACACCGGGAAGGCGGTCACGTTCGACGAATTGCTCAACAGCCCCGACGACATGACCGCCGGCGTGGCGACGTTCACCGCCGACTCGCCGGCACCGGTCACGCTCGGTCCCGACTTCAGCTACCCCGTGCCGATGCCGGGGCGGTTCAAGTACGAATACCACGACTGACACGCACCATGCGACCGATCGTCCAGATCTCGCTCGACCTCACGAACCTCGACGAGGCGCTGGCGACCGCCGCGATGGCGCTCGGCGCCGGGGTCGATTGGCTGGAGGCGGGCACACCCTTGATCCTCGCCGAGGGGCTGCACGGCGTTCGCGCGCTGCGGCAGGCATTTCCGGGGGTGCCGATCGTCGCCGACCTGAAGACGATGGACGGCGGCTACCTCGAGGCGGAGATGATGGCCAAGGCGGGCGCGACCCATGTCGTCGTCATGGCCCGCGCGCACGAAGAGACGATCAAGTGCGTTGTCCGGGCGGGGGCCGACTTCGGTGCCAAGGTGATGGGCGACAACATGGTCTGCCCCGACATGGTCGCCGGGGCGAAGTGGCTCGAGGACCTCGGCTGCGACTACGTCGTCCACCATGTCGGCTACGACGAACGGCGCGGGATCGCCGCCGCGGGCCGGCGCATGCCCAGCCCCCTCGACCAACTCCGCGAGGTCGTCGCCGCGGTCCGTGTGCCGGTCCAGGCGGTGGGAGGCCTGTCGCTCGAGCAGGCGATCGCCTGCCCGTCCTACGGCGCGCCGCTGGTCGTGCTCGGGGCGCCGCTGACGATCGACGCCGACGCCTTCCGCACCGCCGACGGCAACCTTGCCGCGTCGCTGCGAATGATCTGCGACGCCGTCCATTCCCAGCGCGTCCCCGACCGCAGCCCGGGGGCCTGACCGCGCCCTGACCGCCCCCCGCCTTCCGAGGCCGTCCCGATGCCCACCGCCGTCGTCAACTTCGCCGCCGCCCGCGGCTCGGTCGAGCTCCGCGACGTCACGCCGCCGGCCATCGGAGACACCGACGTCCTCCTCGAGGTCGCCAACGTCGGCGTCTGCGGCAGCGATCTCCACCAGTGGACCGGCGACCATTCCTGGCAGGTCAACTATCCAGTCGTCCTCGGCCACGAGTTCTGCGGCACGATCGCAGCGGTGGGGAGCGAGGTCCGCGGCTGGCGCGAGGGCGCGCGCGTCGTCAGCGAGACCGCGGCGGTCATCGATCCTGACTGCCCACTCTCGCGGCGCGGGCTCTACAACCTCGACCCGTCGCGGAAAGGGTTCGGCTACGGCGTCGACGGTGCGATGACACGCTTTGTCCGCGTCCCGTCCCGGATCCTCCACGCCATCCCCGACCATCTCCCGTTCGAGCAGGCCTGCCTGACGGAGCCCTGCTGCGTCGCCTACTCGGCCGTGGTGAAGAACGCACGGATCGAACCCGGCGACCGCGTCGTCGTCCTCGGCCCGGGCACGATCGGGATTCTCTGCGCGGCGATGGCGAGGCTGTGTGGGGCCGACGTGGCCGTCGTCGGTCTGGCCGGCGACACCACGCGGCTCGAGGTCGCGCGGCGGTACGGCTGCGAGCCGATCGTCGGCGACGCCCGCGACTGGGCGCTGGCCCGCGACGGCCTCGGCTGCGACGGCGTCATCGACGCAGCCGGCGTCAGCGCCACGCTCCAGGCCGCGCTCGACCTCGTCCGCCCAGCCGGCTGGATCAGCAAGGTGGGGTGGGGGCGGGCGCCGCTGGGCTTCAGCCTCGATCCGCTCGTCCAGAAGAACGTCACCCTCCAGGGGAGCTTCAGCCACAACTGGCCGATCTGGGAGCGAGTCATCGCGCTGCTGTCGTCGGGACGTTTCGATGTCCGCCCGATCATCGGCGGCGTCTGGTCGTTCGAGCACTGGCACGATGCCTTCGAGCAGATGCACTCCGGAGCGGTGGTGAAGAGCGTCCTCGCCCCGACCTGAACGCCCTCCGTGGCCACTCCCCCCACCCCCGCCGCCGGCGACCTCGTCGTCCACGGCGGCACGCTCGTCCTCCCCGATCGGCTCGTGCCGGAGGGGAGCGTCGTCTGCCGTGGCGGCCGGATCGTCGCGGTCGGCCCGCTGGCAGCCCGGCCCGCCGGCGTGACCGCCATCGACGCCCGGGGGGGCCTGATCGCCCCCGGATTCGTCGACCTCCACGTCCATGGTGGTGGCGGCGCCGACTTCATGGATGCCACGCCCGATGCGGTGCGCCGCGTCCTCGCCTGCCATGCCAGGCACGGGACGACGACGCTGTTTCCCACCACCACGACCGGCGCCCCGGCCGAGATCGCGGCGCTGCTGGCGGCCTGCCGCGCGGTGCGCGACTCCTGGACCCCCGCCGCGGGGGCGCGGATCGCCGGGGTCCACGTCTACGGTCCCTACTTCGCCGCCGACAAGGTCGGCTGCCACCCATCCTCAGGCCGCCGTGATCCCCTGCCGCGCGAGTACCGCGGCTGGTTCCGTGACGATCTGGTGCGGATCGCCACCTGCGCCGCCGAACTGCCGGGGGCGGTGGCGTTCTACCGCACCGCGGCGCGGCGCGGCTGCCTCGTGACCTGCGGCCACTCCAATGCCACCTGGGGAGAGATGGCCACCGCGTTCCGCGCCGGCGTGCGCCACGTCGATCACTTCTGGTGCGCGATGAGCTCCGTGACCTCGCTCCGCGCCCGCTGCGGGACGCCGATGGAGGCGGGGATGGAGCAGTTCGTGCTCGCCACGCCGGAGATGGGGACCGAGGTGATCGCCGATGGCGCCCACCTCGGCCCGGAGTTGCTCGCCTTCGCCCTTTCGATGCTCGGGCCGCGCCGGTTGTGCCTGGTGACCGACTCAAGCCGGGCCCTCGACATGCCGCCGGGGCGTTACCGGTTCGGCCACGAAGCCCGAGGCAGCTGGTTCGAGAGCGATGGCTCCGTCGGCCGGGCCGCCGGCTCGCTGGCCAGTTCGGTCGTCGGCATGGACCACTGCGTGCGCACGATGCAGTCCGCGACCCGCGCCGACCTGCCGACGGTGATCCGCCTCGCCAGCCTGACCCCCGCCGAACGGGCCGGGATCGCCGCCGAGGTCGGGAGCCTCGAGCCCGGCAAGCGGGCCGACATCCTCCTCCTTTCGCGGCGGCTGGCCGTCCGCCGCACGATCATCGCCGGGGTCCCGCTGCCGGGCTGATCGCCGGCGCCGGTAAGATCGGTGCCCCTTGGAGCCTGCCGATGCGCCTCGCCGACAAGGTCGTGATCGTCACCGGCAGCGCGACCGGAATCGGCCGCGCGATCGCCCTCCGCGCGGCCGCCGAGGGCGCGCGGGTCGTCGTCCACGGTCTCGAGCCCGACCTCGTCGCCGGTGTGGTGGCCGCGGTCGGTGCGGCCGACGGTGTCGCGCGGGGCGTGGGCCACGTCGGCGAGCTGACCGAGGCCCACTGCCCGCGGACGCTCGTCGATCTGGCCGTCGACCACTTCGGCCGACTCGACGCCGTCGTCAACAACGCGGCCGCGGTCGTCACCGGCGACGTCCGCTCCACCGACGCCGCGCTGTTCGAGCGCGTGAT is drawn from Planctomycetota bacterium and contains these coding sequences:
- a CDS encoding SIS domain-containing protein, translated to MSEPSLVDWVASYVAHQDRAISSVPTVAIAAAIELVRRAGREGKRIFVCGNGGSAANASHFVTDLGKNASEAAGRPFRVLSLADNVSWITAIGNDYAYEDIFVRQLGNHAAAGDVLILASVSGNSPNLVKAAEYARREGLATLALVGGKRGRLADLCDHVLVVDDHHYGRVEDAQMNILHMICYAVVELSG
- a CDS encoding PEP-CTERM sorting domain-containing protein translates to MSSQGRHCARWSGWFVTAVSMIACAGPTVAGTIETFSGPGAQSWFTNTVVAGGTNRYAASFGVSGTNPTTEPLTFPTPNAVNGYQYQLTTSGSFGFVQTPVGLSAAGLDTATKTLIITPLTGDGLRLPTAVGANFSLWNFDTGQLVSGTISISVNNATAQTFSVTTGTSPSDNYIGFASYVNPIEPITSLRVNYVSAGSFPNDTNTYVTVNNMLVGVAVPEPSTMMLAGVGLVGACVAGMRKKRRVTTALLIAAMTSVSLNAISVSPTGRPITPQSITRTA
- a CDS encoding Gfo/Idh/MocA family oxidoreductase, producing the protein MAIQPILPRRPVVATRPSRRDFLGRGIAAASAAGTVLALRAPAVHAAGSDQIPAALIGCGGRGGGAAVDALSVSGKPVKIVALADVFKDRAEIVRRSIGEQFKDQVDVPDDRVFIGFDAYDKAIESLAPGGIAIFATPVAFRAAHFAKAIERGCHVFMEKPVSIDGPSTKRIIELAAKADEKKLKVGVGLMCRHCDRRRELFDRLRAGEAGELMDFRGYRMHTPAQSFELFPGPPEGLSELLWQIRRFHGFLWASGGIYSDYYVHHIDEVCWMKGGWPVKAEATGGRHYKGRLDDQNFDNYAVEYTFDDGTKFFYSGRHTKNCDQKFGVFGQGTKGAFTISASGHSPAKCAIYKGQKSEKDNLVWTAEQPEPNPYRREWEHLVAAILADEPYNEAVRGAEASLATAMGRVAAHTGKAVTFDELLNSPDDMTAGVATFTADSPAPVTLGPDFSYPVPMPGRFKYEYHD
- a CDS encoding D-arabino 3-hexulose 6-phosphate aldehyde lyase, with protein sequence MRPIVQISLDLTNLDEALATAAMALGAGVDWLEAGTPLILAEGLHGVRALRQAFPGVPIVADLKTMDGGYLEAEMMAKAGATHVVVMARAHEETIKCVVRAGADFGAKVMGDNMVCPDMVAGAKWLEDLGCDYVVHHVGYDERRGIAAAGRRMPSPLDQLREVVAAVRVPVQAVGGLSLEQAIACPSYGAPLVVLGAPLTIDADAFRTADGNLAASLRMICDAVHSQRVPDRSPGA
- a CDS encoding zinc-binding dehydrogenase, with translation MPTAVVNFAAARGSVELRDVTPPAIGDTDVLLEVANVGVCGSDLHQWTGDHSWQVNYPVVLGHEFCGTIAAVGSEVRGWREGARVVSETAAVIDPDCPLSRRGLYNLDPSRKGFGYGVDGAMTRFVRVPSRILHAIPDHLPFEQACLTEPCCVAYSAVVKNARIEPGDRVVVLGPGTIGILCAAMARLCGADVAVVGLAGDTTRLEVARRYGCEPIVGDARDWALARDGLGCDGVIDAAGVSATLQAALDLVRPAGWISKVGWGRAPLGFSLDPLVQKNVTLQGSFSHNWPIWERVIALLSSGRFDVRPIIGGVWSFEHWHDAFEQMHSGAVVKSVLAPT
- a CDS encoding amidohydrolase family protein, coding for MATPPTPAAGDLVVHGGTLVLPDRLVPEGSVVCRGGRIVAVGPLAARPAGVTAIDARGGLIAPGFVDLHVHGGGGADFMDATPDAVRRVLACHARHGTTTLFPTTTTGAPAEIAALLAACRAVRDSWTPAAGARIAGVHVYGPYFAADKVGCHPSSGRRDPLPREYRGWFRDDLVRIATCAAELPGAVAFYRTAARRGCLVTCGHSNATWGEMATAFRAGVRHVDHFWCAMSSVTSLRARCGTPMEAGMEQFVLATPEMGTEVIADGAHLGPELLAFALSMLGPRRLCLVTDSSRALDMPPGRYRFGHEARGSWFESDGSVGRAAGSLASSVVGMDHCVRTMQSATRADLPTVIRLASLTPAERAGIAAEVGSLEPGKRADILLLSRRLAVRRTIIAGVPLPG